The sequence below is a genomic window from Lycium ferocissimum isolate CSIRO_LF1 chromosome 9, AGI_CSIRO_Lferr_CH_V1, whole genome shotgun sequence.
AAAAGCAAAAAGCAGAATGTAAAGGCTAGATCAAGTGCAGAGCCAGAATACTGTGCAATGACTTTAGCTACAAGTGAGAGCTTATATCGCTAAAATAACTTCTCCAAGAGTTGAGGTATGGTGGAGATGCACACATGAAATTAATATGTGACAATCAAGATGCAGTAAGTATTGCTTTCAATCATGTGTTTCATGAGAGAACAGACCATACAAAAGTAAATTGAAATTTCATTTGACAAAAGATTGAATCGGGGTGCATTTTGACAGGTTTCATTGACTTGAATGATCAGTTTGCAAATATTCTTACTAAATCACTTTGTGGGAATTTAGGAGCATACATATTGAGGAGAAGTATTAAGACTTAGGAAATCGCAAGAGCtctttctcaaaaataaaaaataaaaaataaaaaaatcgcaagacctCTTtctcagaaagaaaaaaagacaatcGCAAGAGCTCAGAATCCCTACAATTGTGTAAATAGGAACATGAGCTAGTGTTGAGGGAATAACCAACAAATTCATTCCCAACATCTCATCTTTTCTCATTATTTACATATCCAAACTATCTTCATTTAAAATTATCTGGTTTCTTCTTAAATTAGACAAGAATTTTGATGGAATCATATGCAACTGGTTTAATGGGCAGAACAAGTTCAAATGAGAACACTTCACACATCACAAAACACAAGCAATTTAACCAGGATCACAGTCTAACAATCCTTAGCTTAAAATTATATCAAGTGTCAAAATTTCCAGTTGGAGCATTGCTATTGTAAGACAATCTTTCAGTGCTATGCAGCACGCTTGCCTAGTTCTACACAAATGTTTACATGCAAAACTCCAAAAGAGGAAAGCCGTTCAATCAGAGGAAGATTCAAGTACTTTTTCCTCGATTGATTACATGTCACCTCACTTCACATCACATACAATTACAAAAACAATCTAATTATACTTTACTTTAAATCACCTTTCATTTCCATGGTTCTTCAAGATGCTCACTTGTGTGTTGTATTATTTGGGGGCACCAGTGGAGCTCTTAGAATCATATTGATTAGCACCACCCACAATTCCATCGGCTTCCAAGAATCTACTCAAATGCTTATCATCCAAATGTTgctgaaattttttatttaaaaagtaaGCTCAAAAGTAAACACATGATCAACATAAATTGAGCTTAGAATTCAAAGAATTGCTCACAGATAGACAATCTCTATATTTCTTCCACTCTATAACACACTCCTCTTTATTCCACTCACCCTTCAAGAATTTGTCAGAATACCACCTACATAAAAAAAAACCATCATCAATCTCAGGGTTCAGGGTTTTAGGTAAACAGTTAGTTTTTTCCTTGTACCAACATGTTGAGAATATAATTCAATATTAAAAGTGTGCTCTCTCTAACaatttaagcttttagatgagatggtcacacacttcaacatggTATCGTAGTAGGTCAAAGGACTACAAAGGTCCTGGGATCAAATCACCGCCACCCTTTATCAAAGAGAATTTACACGTGCTTGGTTCATGAACAAAATCAGGCCCGCACGTGAGGGAGCgtgttgagaatataattaactattagaagtgtgctctctctaacagcttaagcttttagatgagatggtcaaATACTTCAACGCAACAAATTCAATAATctaaagaaaactattttttttttttgacccaCAACAAATATTAGCTAAGATGGGTAAAGAATATATCACAAAGTTTGAATTTTGAGTATTTTCCTTATACCAATATATTCAATAATctaaagaaaactatttttttctcttgaacACAACAAAAATTAGCTAAAAGGGGTAAAGAATATATCATAAAGTTTGAATTTTGAGTATTTTTCCTTACACCAATAATCTAAAGAGAACTATCCCACAACAAAGGGGTGAAGAATATATGATAAAGATTGGAATTTAGACCTGTTGAAGCAATTATGGTAAGCTTCTCTGAGTTGAGAACAAGGTGAGGTAGCTAATGGAGAtgcatttttcttcttctccttaaAGATTCCCATGTTAATGTCCTACTACTACAATTCCATGAATCTGCACAGCTGCAGTTGAAAGTTTACTTTTAAAGAAATGTAATTCCTGCAATTTCAATTACACTTGTCTTGCTTCAACGGCAAACCATAGGAGGGAGTTTTGGGCTGTCAAGAATTGGATTGTGGGGAAGTCTTTTAGATCGGGATGATTTTGACAAACAACCACTTTTAGGGCGCTATTGAAATACGGCTAGTTTTGCAACTTAATTGAAGAAATAGCAACAATTTAAATTCTAACTTTTTTATCTTGGAGTTTCAGCTTTTACAAGTGAACTACGGTACAGTGTGTGCTAGAGTTGGAAATTTTATGTACGCAACTTTTACAAGTGAAACCATGTAATATAGATATTTTTTGGGGATATACTAGACTTTCTGACCATTTAATGGATACCTCCAATTAGTAAATAAATCGAAAAATAATAAGTGCACGAATTTCAGGTTGAACAggcaaatattaaaaaaaaaaaaaaaaaggcaattaTATATTCAACTACATAAAACAAGcttaaaatataatttgattATCAGCTAATCTTCTTTAGGAAAAAATCTTGTTCATCATCAATATGTTGATGTCACAGATTGATGTCACAGAAGTCTTCTCTGAAAATTATATGTTTCATCCCAAATTGAAGAATGTGATTGACACTCGATGTATTATTTGTGATCTAGTGAACCAACTAGACATCTCTAAATATTCACAAGCtatacatatttcatgataAGGGAATCTCATAACTAAAAAATCATCAATATTTGGCTATACCTAAGACTATTTACAACATTTATACTCATTACACGAGTGAACATGATGATATTGTCTGACATGAATACATAATCCACATTGTGTACATGGAGCTTCTAACATGACTAAAGGGCACATAAAAGAACTAATCAGACACCAAGACAAACACTGGTACAGTAGTTGGCTCATCATAAAAGTTGGAGGAGTCAAATGCCTAGCTCGTATTTTCGCGTGTGAACTCACATGCCctgaaaaagaaaagcataaatATCACCCACACAAGGCTGAGTACATCAAATATCGTGATCAACAAGTATCACCTACTCTAACTCAAGACTAGGGCAAGAATTTAATAAAACACCATGCGATAGATGTAcaattcaaatcaagaaagacatttcataattcatgaaacatttaaaatttaaaatattctttgcaaCTGAACACGTAGCCTTATCCCTTtttcataacatatatcatgattttagATGGTAGCACCTATGGACCCGAACCTCAACATAATCCACTATAAGTACACATGGCGTTCGATATACAAAGGTATCAGCTAGACTTGATAAGTCATCTCATCATAGTGTCGTATGAACGAGACACACAAATACTATCTCAAAAGTTCCAATTAAGAGAAACTATCTAATCACCCAAACAAATGGTTACAACCATAGCCCTAATCCGACACGTGTTGTTTTTATTATTGGACCCTTTTGTCCAACACCCTCACAACTAACTAAGAATTCTGCTAAAATATTATTCATTTTCACTTGCCATCTTTGGCCCAAACataatctcaaaaaaaaaaaaaaaaagttgatcgTGATACCCCAGCAGTTCATTTCCTTTGTGTATCATGTCCTCATAGAGCACACcaaattttaaatgaaaatcctaattttcttcaaaacaTCATTTTTATATGTAAAAGTTACAATTTGAAGTTCAAGAACTTAGTTTAGCTCGGTAGTAAACATAACTATTATCATAAACATGATCTTTGTTCTTGAAAACATATTCATAAATCACTTATAAAACATAACATGAGGTGCTATcttcatatttcatatcaaaGTAATGACATATTTAAGTCaatataaatcataaatttcatggaTGACATGAAAAATGATTGCTCGCTCCCACGAAGTCACATTCACATTCTAAACATTTATGCAAACACATGAAGTTCATGACTTTATGAACAAAAACTCAGGAAATGATACATCTTAACTTGCCTTAAATATCTCATTTGCCAAACGTAAGCTCCAATTATCCAAATGGTATCCTACACATCCAACAATATTAATCTACATCATTCTTCATTGAATCCAATCAATGCGTATTCACATAACCCATTTAGGGCTTAAAATTTTTATGAGGTAAAAAAATCATGTTTCCATGTTAAACATTACAATTTTCCTCTTTCGTTGGCGGCCTTTGCACTTTTTCCTTGAATACGAATTTCGAAAATAAATATCGAAATGTTTTCGCAAAATTGttctttatctttttgtttgGTGGAGATCAAACGTAAAGGAGTTCATAAATGTATTAGTCTATGTTTTTCTTAACTTTGAATATTTTGTACTGCATTTAAGagaaatcattatcaacaatattttttaaaaaagtaccacacacacacacacacacacacatatataaaaaaattatgttgtaAGATATGAGCTTTGGTGTGATTAGCTCAATAATATGCAATTTTA
It includes:
- the LOC132029599 gene encoding uncharacterized protein At4g33100 isoform X1; translated protein: MGIFKEKKKNASPLATSPCSQLREAYHNCFNRWYSDKFLKGEWNKEECVIEWKKYRDCLSQHLDDKHLSRFLEADGIVGGANQYDSKSSTGAPK
- the LOC132029599 gene encoding uncharacterized protein At4g33100 isoform X2, translated to MGIFKEKKKNASPLATSPCSQLREAYHNCFNRWYSDKFLKGEWNKEECVIEWKKYRDCLSGDVKCWILATAQSGELRT